DNA from Funiculus sociatus GB2-C1:
CTATCGGTAAAGAGGCAATTTCACCACTGTTAACTCTATAAAAATGATGTTTTTCTGAAGCGTATAAAGGTTGAATGTAAATTTCTTGGGCATTTTGAATTCCCTGGAGATAGGCATCTGATGGAGCCATTCCTTGCAATAAACAAACGGCGATACTGATATAGATACCGCAGGCAATTTGACAGCGTAAATGAGCATGAGTGATGCAAGATACTTGATGTACGCGCTCAATTAATTTAGGAAAACTTAGAGTTTTGTGATAATAAGCTAAAGGCAAAATTCGCATCAAGGAACCATTGCCATTACTGTATTCATCTGTACCGCCAGCTTCTACAGGTGGGAAACCCTGTTGCAGACGCTCAAGAGCATCATAGGTGGTATTGCCGATATCGAAAACTTCACCGTGGGGAGTCCAGTAAGCTTCGTTTAACCAGCGGCAAAAAGAGGATGCGATCGCGTCTATTGAAAACCCGCTACATAGAGATTCTGCTAAACAGAAAGTCAGAGAGCTATCATCGGACCAAGTACCAGGAGGTTGATTATAAGTTCCGTAACCTAGCATAGTTTCCACTGGTGACTTCAGCCGCTCTACTCTATTGGTGAATTCGACTGGAACACCCAAAGCATCACCCACACAAACCCCGATCAGCCCTGCCAAGATTTTAGAGCTAGTTTGCATCATTTTTGCTTGCTCCTCGACGCTGCCAAAATTCTGCAATTCTTTTCTGCCATTGTTGCCAGTAAACTATCATTTTATCTGGATCGAACCAGAACACTTCAGCTTGCATTCCCGGAACTGCTACAACCACGCCAGCATGATTTAATTCAATACCGTACTCTTGATAAAACTGGTTGACCGCGCCGCAGTAAGCCGCCAACTGAATTGGCGCATCATGTAAGCGTTCTGCGGAACCTTTGGGTTTATCAGCAGTTTTCCAATCCAAGACGCAGGGGACACCTTTGTAACTAGCCACACAATCCACTCTCCCGGCATAAGTCAAGTCGTAGTGGAAAACAGAACCTTCCACTAAGCGCACCTCGTTAATGTCTTGCAAGACAGACTGCAAGCTCTCCCAGTAGGGTTTAGCGGCGTCTGGACAGGAGATATCCTCACCAAGCAGATAGCGCTGAATGTGCTTGTGGGTGGAAGTACCACGACGACTAGCAGCACCAGAAATGCGATTAGCTTCTTCTACTCCGACTCGGTTGCGCCAGTTGAAGAGTGCGTCTCGATCTTCTTGCGGTTTGGTAGCGTTAAGTATAGTTGTGACACTGGGGAAGCGATCGCCCTTAGCATCAACATAGTATTGTTTCCCGTATTCACGCACCGCTTTTGCACGGTGATGAGGCAGCAGATTGATGTTAAACGGCATTGGCAAATTCGTTTTTCTTTAAACTTTAAAAGGGTTGTCCAGAGGGGAGATTTTGATGACTCCTTCTTTATTTGAACAAGAATAAAAGTAGCGCAATTCTTTGTGGCACATCGTCCGTACACTTATAGTCCGTGGACAATCAGAATTAGCCTATCCACTTTTCCAGTCCAAGCGATCGC
Protein-coding regions in this window:
- a CDS encoding ADP-ribosylglycohydrolase family protein, producing MQTSSKILAGLIGVCVGDALGVPVEFTNRVERLKSPVETMLGYGTYNQPPGTWSDDSSLTFCLAESLCSGFSIDAIASSFCRWLNEAYWTPHGEVFDIGNTTYDALERLQQGFPPVEAGGTDEYSNGNGSLMRILPLAYYHKTLSFPKLIERVHQVSCITHAHLRCQIACGIYISIAVCLLQGMAPSDAYLQGIQNAQEIYIQPLYASEKHHFYRVNSGEIASLPIDDIRSRGYVIDTLEAALWCFLNSSSYSEAVLKAVNLGEDTDTTAAVTGGLAGIYYGVENIPEEWMNQIARIEDIIDLGRRLEAAIDT
- a CDS encoding PD-(D/E)XK nuclease family protein; protein product: MPFNINLLPHHRAKAVREYGKQYYVDAKGDRFPSVTTILNATKPQEDRDALFNWRNRVGVEEANRISGAASRRGTSTHKHIQRYLLGEDISCPDAAKPYWESLQSVLQDINEVRLVEGSVFHYDLTYAGRVDCVASYKGVPCVLDWKTADKPKGSAERLHDAPIQLAAYCGAVNQFYQEYGIELNHAGVVVAVPGMQAEVFWFDPDKMIVYWQQWQKRIAEFWQRRGASKNDAN